A genomic window from Pecten maximus chromosome 2, xPecMax1.1, whole genome shotgun sequence includes:
- the LOC117344642 gene encoding uncharacterized protein LOC117344642, translating to MQSARSRQGSLTPILERACAVHPNKKVAVVCTTCNNEFICTKCISSAHRGHSYLDLEDFLDSKKQDIAEFLDTEEIDSKIATKHEQIEKLAETISENRLRTDNVIQEIKVRAVELKGEIDKIAADLIRECKVHGSKNLNTLEKLEQNLTRQLACLKAAAISHQNVPLDSSPFDDMLRRDSLKDESYNDIPTLTSLLFIKQDEHSTILRTLFGSLRCITANGPSDVANFSLVKSAIKKASTTGRVLDTLTGVADGKHVQAIFPCDDNSAWLVPGKSHRVKLTTRKGEVIQTVTLERGVVINDVMRTADKYLTAVCCDDGSVRQILPSGRSQNLFSTGINITNLCELSASGYFIACHSIQRKLVKYNQKGDVIQTVDRDAYGVRLFTKPVRVRLNRNNGDIAVVEWSSPEHVIIMNDKLQVISRFFGDSKRRHSYGTYGSFRGHGTKEKGHFDPADVIFTKNNHIIIADVWTNSLLMIDRNGKKLKTSFQFNFQPLRLGLQPNGDLWVGSHDGHVQIMRF from the coding sequence ATGCAATCTGCTAGATCTAGACAAGGCTCTTTAACGCCCATTCTGGAGAGAGCATGCGCAGTCCACCCGAATAAGAAGGTAGCCGTTGTTTGTACGACCTGTAACAATGAGTTCATTTGCACCAAGTGTATCAGCTCAGCTCATAGGGGCCATAGCTATCTCGACCTGGAGGATTTTCTTGACTCCAAGAAACAGGACATCGCTGAGTTTTTAGATACTGAGGAGATCGATAGCAAAATTGCAACGAAACACGAGCAAATCGAAAAGCTTGCAGAAACTATATCCGAAAACAGGCTTCGCACGGACAATGTCATTCAGGAGATAAAAGTCCGAGCAGTGGAACTGAAAGGAGAAATAGACAAAATAGCAGCAGACCTCATTCGGGAATGTAAGGTCCACGGAAGCAAGAACCTCAACACTCTGGAGAAACTAGAACAGAACCTTACTCGCCAATTGGCGTGTCTCAAAGCTGCCGCCATTAGCCACCAGAATGTGCCACTCGATTCGTCCCCTTTTGATGATATGCTACGTAGAGACTCTCTAAAGGACGAATCGTACAACGACATCCCCACTCTGACGTCACTACTCTTTATCAAACAAGACGAACACTCAACCATCTTAAGAACGTTGTTCGGGTCTCTGAGATGTATCACTGCGAATGGTCCCTCTGACGTAGCTAATTTCTCTTTGGTTAAATCTGCAATTAAGAAGGCGTCAACTACTGGTCGAGTGCTGGATACCCTGACGGGCGTGGCAGATGGGAAACACGTGCAGGCAATATTCCCTTGTGACGACAATTCTGCATGGCTCGTACCGGGAAAAAGTCATAGAGTCAAACTCACGACACGGAAAGGCGAGGTCATCCAAACCGTCACACTCGAGAGGGGTGTCGTTATCAATGACGTCATGCGCACAGCCGATAAATATTTGACGGCAGTTTGCTGTGACGATGGCTCTGTGCGTCAAATTCTGCCGAGTGGCAGGTCCCAAAACTTGTTCTCCACCGGTATTAACATAACAAATCTTTGTGAGTTGTCCGCGTCCGGTTATTTTATAGCTTGTCATTCCATCCAACGGAAACTTGTAAAGTATAATCAGAAAGGGGACGTAATCCAAACAGTGGACCGGGACGCGTACGGTGTCCGTCTGTTTACTAAACCTGTCCGAGTTCGCCTGAACAGAAACAATGGAGATATTGCTGTCGTGGAATGGTCCTCTCCGGAACACGTGATCATTATGAACGACAAGCTACAGGTAATATCCCGCTTTTTTGGTGACTCAAAGCGACGTCATTCGTATGGTACTTACGGGTCCTTCAGAGGGCATGGAACAAAGGAGAAAGGTCACTTCGATCCCGCAGATGTGATCTTCACGAAGAATAATCACATTATCATAGCCGATGTTTGGACCAATTCCCTGTTGATGATTGACAGAAATGGAAAGAAGCTGAAAACATCTTTCCAGTTTAACTTTCAGCCCCTGCGCCTTGGTTTACAGCCTAACGGGGACCTCTGGGTAGGTTCACATGACGGGCACGTGCAGATCATGAGGTTCTGA